Within Rhipicephalus sanguineus isolate Rsan-2018 unplaced genomic scaffold, BIME_Rsan_1.4 Seq6092, whole genome shotgun sequence, the genomic segment CGGCAGCACTTTGATTTTCTTGTAAAGTGTGGCCTGTACATGCAATGAATGCAAGGGAGATAAGAACAACTGATGAGCACATGTTTAAAAATCTACTGCAATATTATGAATCGTAGGTATCTACCTCTGCTGGCATTGGACGTGTCCACATTCTCTGCATCCATGGTGCCTTCTGCATAAAGAAAGTTTGCAGACATGCGTGATGCGTTACAATTTCTTGTATCAAATATATTCATACTCTTTAGCAAGTCAAGCATGCCGAAAATGCTCTTTTACAGAAAAAAGAATAATGCGATGCACCTTCTTTTTGTGCTGTCATCCTTTGAGAAATAGGCAGTGCAGATGAACAGCTTTCTTTCACTACACTGTCACCAAACGAGGGAGATAATCTCTCTTAAATGTGTACAGCATGCGTCAACGAAGTTTGACATGCTGTTTAGACTCGCGATCACTTGGGGTGATGGACGGTAGGATAACACAGCCGTCACTTTCTTGTCAGTGCCAGTGTTTGGTTGCAATGCTTTTTTGTTGTCATGtcttccagctttctttttttttttgcttaagttGTTTTGTGCACACTTACATAAACTAATGTTTTCccaaataaaaatttagtgatgATTTCATTATGTCTTGTCCATTACTTAAACTTCTTCCTCATCTTTGTGAGCGCTGCACCAACTAAAATATTGTGGTCAAACAAGCTCAGTTTTCGGTTTTAAATtatgaagagtttcatctctgtcATCCAGCAATGAGAAATGTGCTATGGGCATGCACCACATGCACAAACAGCCCGAGGCATGCTCCTGCCACTGACTATAGCAGGTCTTGTCCCATTTAGGGGACTAAGCTTACAAAATTCTCACCTGTGGTCTCAGAATAGCTGTTATCTGACTCTTCCATCTCCACACTGTTTTCTTCACCTGGGGAAATAATTTGGTTGGTGTAACTGCACTGGCATACTTGCATAAAAGTGGTGCAGTCTAGTTTTCCAGAGGCTTAACTCACCTCCTGAAGAAGTGTCAACTGCCCCAGGGTCTTGTTTCTGTTTGACTGGCATCACTGGAACAGCTTCAGTTGTGAAAGAAGCAAATCAGTAAAGCAATGAACTTGCGACGCAAATGAACGCTAGCACTTGATCGAACACCCTAAAGTTTCAACTCGACACCTATATCTGAACCCACTATAATATAATGATAAAAAAGGGAATATTCAACTCGGGCACATTGTGAACTTTTGTCCTAAAAAGTACTCATTACCACACCTCACTAGACTCTTTGGACGTATTTGGCAGCTACTGCAGTGGTTGTGTATGCAGACTGTACAAAAGCTGGTGTTTTCTTATGCAAGCGCGCACTCGATCGTCGTGCTGCGTTCGCTTCCGCAAAACGTACATACCTCGTCGTTGCTTGTCGCGCTGTGTCGTTCGCGCTGCCGTGCGTGAATAGCGCTGCAAGGCATCCTTCTTCCTAAACTCATCGGTGTATACGAACAGTGATGGCACGAAATCAGGGTGCCTGGGCGAGTTGGACGGCGAACCTGCAAGATCCGTGAACATCACACTACGGTGACTGGAAAAAAACGGCCgcacgttgtaacttcgctaagatAAGCAAAATGCCGCAAGATTTATAAATCGGTGCGCGGAAGTCATGTCAACATATGCGAATTGTTTTTACTGAACAGCGAATGTGCTTTGACAACAGAAATGAAGCGCTGACCGCCCGTGAACGACAGGCCACGACACTACACCCTTCGGCATTCATTATGTTCTAGAAACAGTATTTACGGCGACTCCTTTACGCCAAAGTAAACAACAGCGTAGTTACGCTGAGACCGAAGCGATTAAGGCGCACTTAGTCATACTTCGCTGTTGTCGACGTTCTAAACCAAATGCTGAAAACatatcgtacaaaaaaaaaagccgtagcgCGACTACTGAACTGCTGtgtgacgacacggacacaacgcGGACACATGTTCTTGTCGTACGCCATCTAAGTAACAACATTTAGTTATCACACATACCTTGAACGAAGTGTTTTTCGCACAGTCTTGCCGAGTCCGAAGGCTGCCACGGACTGCCGTCTTCATTTTGGCGCTTCACAGCCCTGATCCACGCTTCACGGCGCTGACGATCGCGTTTCACCGAtgggaagcggaaaaaatgaatgTTGCTGCCGGGCACGCCTCGGGAAGTGCATCCATAAGCGGCACATGTTGACGGCATCGTGCTAATAGAACCAGATATATCGGTAAATATATTTCAACCACCTGCACAAGTCAATACTTCTGTCACCGCTAAAGCCGCGGCGGAAAGAGAGGCGGCGGCGTCTGCGACGGCGCCGTACAGACCATTTCCCAGAGTCGCCGCCAGGAAGCGGCGCATGCGCTGTAGAGGCATGCAAAAGGCGGATTATAACAAAAGTAAAAAAGAGCAGGAAAAGTGCTCTTTCCCACTCTTCTATTGACACCTTTGCATCATTATTGCTATTCGTTACCGCGCTATAACAATA encodes:
- the LOC119377901 gene encoding THAP domain-containing protein 1-like, with the translated sequence MPSTCAAYGCTSRGVPGSNIHFFRFPSVKRDRQRREAWIRAVKRQNEDGSPWQPSDSARLCEKHFVQGSPSNSPRHPDFVPSLFVYTDEFRKKDALQRYSRTAARTTQRDKQRRAVPVMPVKQKQDPGAVDTSSGGEENSVEMEESDNSYSETTEGTMDAENVDTSNASRGHTLQENQSAAALLMLDTTAIAKDQVEDDQTTKLNSLMLENIALCKKIQDLEAKCTIPS